The following coding sequences are from one Nonlabens arenilitoris window:
- a CDS encoding M23 family metallopeptidase: MLHKKIFFFFSLLVASHFGASQIQKNIPEGYFKNPLDIELKLSGTFGELRSNHFHSGLDIKTNQRTGLKVYATASGYVSRIKIERYGYGKAIYITHPNGYTSVYAHLDRLSPRIEEYLKKRQYENETYEIQLFPSDLELRVDQGEVIAYSGNSGGSGGPHLHFEIRDSAARPINPMMMGIQVPDTKKPLVKQVMAYPLDENATINGKNEPALLRLIPLKNGGFKTEKLNAYGTIGIGVNTSDRQNGGNNQNGVYQINTSFNGTPNFEICFDTYAFSETRYLNQMIDYGFFKENKSRISKLFIPSGSPLSLYGNSINDGKLSLYDPGSNSNYQIEIKDYQGNTSRIVVDIFNDEPPTDLLAPDNDGLEYVSHSASFNRKMGNFNLTIPKGALYEDQLLEIKENLDTITVHRDVVPLHKNFILEYDISSKVGDNLDQYYIARITSWGAAYHVNTKRNGNKLIAYSKIMGTYAITKDDKKPSIKPINFKNKQWISKNKELRLSIADKESGIDGYRATVNGKFILMEYDYKTGIIKHDFSDNVVTDSENHLKVIVTDNAGNSTTFEATFFRKI; encoded by the coding sequence ATGTTACATAAAAAAATATTTTTCTTCTTCTCTTTGCTTGTCGCATCTCATTTTGGCGCAAGCCAAATCCAAAAAAACATTCCCGAAGGTTATTTTAAAAATCCATTGGATATTGAATTAAAATTGTCTGGAACTTTTGGAGAACTGCGTTCTAACCACTTTCATAGTGGTTTAGATATTAAAACTAACCAGCGCACTGGTTTAAAAGTTTATGCTACCGCATCTGGTTATGTAAGTCGTATCAAAATTGAACGCTATGGATACGGTAAGGCGATCTACATTACACATCCCAATGGATACACTAGTGTTTATGCACACTTAGACAGGTTATCACCTCGTATTGAAGAGTATCTTAAAAAAAGACAATATGAAAATGAAACTTATGAAATCCAACTTTTCCCTAGTGATCTAGAATTAAGAGTCGATCAAGGCGAGGTCATCGCATATAGCGGTAATAGTGGTGGTAGCGGTGGACCACACTTACATTTTGAAATTAGAGATAGTGCCGCTAGACCCATTAACCCTATGATGATGGGAATTCAAGTTCCAGACACAAAAAAACCTCTAGTTAAACAGGTTATGGCTTATCCACTAGATGAAAATGCTACTATTAACGGAAAAAATGAGCCTGCCCTTTTAAGACTTATTCCTTTAAAAAACGGAGGTTTTAAAACTGAAAAACTAAACGCTTATGGTACTATAGGCATAGGTGTAAATACCAGCGATCGTCAAAATGGCGGAAATAATCAAAACGGAGTATATCAAATCAATACTAGTTTCAACGGCACTCCTAATTTTGAAATATGTTTTGACACATACGCTTTTAGCGAGACTAGATACTTGAACCAAATGATTGATTATGGATTCTTTAAAGAAAACAAAAGCCGTATCTCAAAGTTATTCATACCATCTGGCAGTCCATTAAGTCTTTATGGCAACTCTATTAACGATGGAAAACTATCGCTTTATGATCCTGGATCAAACAGTAATTATCAAATTGAAATCAAGGACTATCAAGGCAACACTAGTAGAATAGTTGTAGACATTTTCAACGATGAACCACCTACCGACTTACTTGCACCTGACAATGATGGTCTTGAATACGTGAGTCATTCTGCAAGTTTTAATCGCAAAATGGGAAACTTTAACCTCACAATTCCTAAAGGAGCTTTATATGAGGATCAACTACTAGAAATTAAAGAAAACTTAGACACCATCACTGTACATAGAGATGTGGTGCCTCTACATAAAAACTTTATCTTAGAATACGACATAAGCTCAAAAGTTGGAGATAATCTAGACCAGTACTATATTGCTCGTATCACCTCATGGGGCGCAGCATATCACGTTAACACAAAACGCAATGGCAACAAACTGATTGCTTACAGTAAAATAATGGGTACTTATGCTATTACTAAGGATGATAAAAAACCTAGCATTAAACCTATTAATTTCAAAAATAAACAATGGATTAGTAAGAATAAAGAATTAAGATTATCTATTGCAGATAAAGAAAGTGGCATAGACGGATATCGCGCCACAGTCAATGGCAAATTCATCCTCATGGAGTATGACTATAAAACCGGCATCATCAAACACGATTTTTCAGATAATGTCGTTACTGATAGTGAAAACCACCTTAAAGTAATCGTAACTGACAATGCAGGAAATAGCACTACATTTGAAGCTACGTTTTTCCGCAAGATTTAA
- a CDS encoding cell division protein ZapA, with protein sequence MADKLKIKISIADRVYPLTIDPSREEGLRKAAKNIEAMIKQLESSYAVRDKQDVLAMCALQFAAKAEQINIDSSEDVAQAQEQLEVLNQLLSQQLS encoded by the coding sequence GTGGCAGATAAACTAAAAATAAAGATTTCAATTGCAGATCGTGTTTATCCACTGACCATAGATCCTTCTCGTGAAGAAGGTTTGCGTAAAGCAGCAAAAAATATTGAGGCGATGATTAAACAGCTTGAAAGCAGTTATGCAGTAAGGGATAAGCAAGACGTTCTAGCAATGTGTGCTCTTCAATTTGCTGCAAAAGCTGAACAAATAAATATAGATAGTAGTGAAGATGTAGCCCAGGCACAAGAACAGTTAGAAGTCTTGAACCAGCTATTATCACAACAATTATCTTAG
- the rny gene encoding ribonuclease Y — METSVMTPIIYAIVALIVGLAIGYFIAKSIVEKGKASQLIADAQKEAKSLIKEAQVEGEKIKNEKTFKAKEKFIELKSQHEKEIMNREKKMSDAEKRTRDKESKVSSELAKTKQLEQKLSSKIEELDSKRDSILKKQAEVEKMHESQVKQLEVISGMSGEDAKKQLVESLKDKAKTEAMSIVQSTIEEAKLTATQEARKVIINTIQRIGTEEAVENCVSVFNLESDDVKGRIIGREGRNIRAIEAATGVEIIVDDTPDAIILSCFDSVRREVARLSLHKLVTDGRIHPARIEEVVAKTRKQIDQEIAEVGKRTVIDLGIHGLHPELIKMVGRMKYRSSYGQNLLQHSREVAKLCGTMAAELGLNPKLAKRAGLLHDIGKVPETEDETPHAILGMNLAEKHGEKPEVCNAIGAHHDEIEMTSLLSPIVQVCDAISGARPGARRQVLDSYIQRLKDLEEIAFGFNGVEKAYAIQAGRELRVIVESEKVSDDKAAQLSFEISQKIQTDMTYPGQVKVTVIRETRAVNIAK; from the coding sequence ATGGAAACATCAGTAATGACACCAATCATATATGCTATCGTAGCATTAATAGTAGGTCTAGCAATAGGCTACTTCATAGCAAAATCTATCGTTGAAAAAGGCAAAGCCTCTCAACTTATAGCCGATGCACAAAAGGAGGCAAAGTCTTTAATTAAAGAAGCCCAAGTAGAAGGCGAAAAAATTAAAAACGAAAAAACCTTCAAAGCAAAAGAAAAGTTTATTGAACTTAAATCGCAACATGAAAAAGAAATCATGAACCGCGAAAAAAAGATGAGTGATGCTGAAAAGCGTACTAGAGATAAAGAATCTAAAGTGTCTAGTGAACTTGCTAAAACTAAGCAATTAGAACAAAAATTGTCTAGTAAGATTGAAGAGCTAGACTCAAAAAGAGATTCCATATTAAAAAAGCAAGCCGAAGTTGAAAAGATGCACGAGTCACAAGTGAAACAGCTTGAAGTGATCAGTGGGATGTCTGGAGAAGATGCTAAAAAACAATTAGTTGAATCTTTAAAAGATAAGGCAAAGACAGAAGCGATGAGTATTGTACAAAGTACTATCGAAGAAGCAAAACTAACGGCAACGCAAGAGGCTCGCAAAGTAATTATCAATACTATTCAACGTATTGGGACTGAAGAAGCTGTAGAAAATTGTGTGTCTGTTTTTAATCTTGAATCAGATGATGTCAAAGGGCGTATCATAGGACGTGAAGGTCGTAATATTAGAGCCATTGAAGCAGCCACCGGTGTTGAGATTATAGTGGATGACACTCCAGACGCAATTATTCTTTCTTGTTTTGATTCTGTACGTAGAGAGGTGGCGCGTTTATCACTACATAAGTTAGTGACTGATGGACGTATTCACCCAGCAAGAATTGAAGAAGTAGTTGCAAAGACTAGAAAACAAATTGACCAAGAAATTGCTGAGGTTGGAAAGCGCACAGTAATCGATCTAGGGATACATGGTCTGCATCCAGAATTAATTAAGATGGTAGGTAGAATGAAGTATCGTTCTTCTTATGGTCAGAATTTATTACAGCACAGTAGAGAAGTAGCAAAACTATGTGGTACCATGGCAGCAGAATTAGGACTGAATCCTAAACTTGCAAAACGTGCCGGACTGTTGCATGATATAGGTAAGGTGCCAGAAACTGAAGATGAAACTCCTCACGCAATCTTAGGTATGAACCTAGCTGAAAAGCATGGTGAAAAGCCTGAAGTTTGTAATGCAATAGGTGCTCACCATGATGAAATTGAGATGACATCATTACTTTCTCCTATCGTACAGGTATGTGATGCTATAAGCGGTGCGCGTCCAGGAGCTAGACGCCAGGTGCTAGATTCATATATACAACGACTAAAAGATCTTGAAGAAATTGCATTTGGATTTAATGGAGTAGAAAAAGCATATGCTATACAAGCAGGTCGTGAATTACGTGTCATTGTAGAAAGTGAAAAAGTAAGCGATGATAAAGCGGCGCAATTATCTTTTGAAATCTCACAAAAAATACAGACGGATATGACCTATCCTGGTCAGGTTAAAGTTACTGTGATAAGGGAAACTAGAGCTGTTAATATAGCTAAGTAG
- a CDS encoding aldo/keto reductase, whose protein sequence is MKSLKFKNGDELFPIGLGTWKSKPGEVKNAVISALESGYKHIDCAAIYGNEKEIGEAFNEVFSKGEIKREDVWITSKLWNNAHLPQDVEPAMKQTLNDLQLDYLDLYLIHWPVAFKPDVQSPEGPEDYLTPQEAPISETWKAMSQLKEKGLAKHIGVSNFSKQKLEELIANTGEIPEMNQVELHPLLQQNDLFEYCSKQGIHLTGYSPLGSGDRSDGMKQENEPNMFEKTAVQKIASKHNVSPAQVLINWSAQRGTAVIPKSTNPGRIKENLEAARLQLDKDDLKDLAQLDEHYRYVTGKFFEVEEKGYKNIYDE, encoded by the coding sequence ATGAAATCTTTAAAATTTAAAAATGGCGATGAGCTATTCCCTATAGGTTTAGGAACATGGAAATCAAAACCAGGCGAGGTTAAAAATGCTGTAATTAGCGCTTTAGAATCTGGTTATAAACACATAGACTGCGCTGCTATTTATGGCAACGAAAAAGAAATAGGTGAAGCATTCAATGAAGTATTCTCTAAAGGAGAGATTAAAAGAGAAGATGTATGGATAACATCAAAATTGTGGAACAATGCACATCTACCACAAGATGTAGAGCCAGCAATGAAACAAACCCTTAATGACCTACAACTAGACTATCTAGATTTATATTTAATACACTGGCCAGTTGCATTTAAACCAGACGTACAATCACCAGAAGGTCCTGAAGATTATTTAACACCACAAGAAGCACCTATTTCTGAGACATGGAAAGCGATGAGTCAACTTAAAGAAAAAGGTCTAGCAAAACATATAGGAGTTTCTAACTTTAGTAAGCAAAAATTAGAAGAACTGATTGCAAATACTGGTGAAATACCAGAAATGAATCAAGTGGAACTGCATCCATTACTACAACAAAACGATCTATTTGAATACTGTAGCAAACAAGGTATTCACTTAACGGGCTATTCACCATTAGGTAGTGGAGATAGATCTGATGGTATGAAGCAAGAAAATGAACCTAATATGTTTGAAAAAACAGCCGTTCAAAAGATTGCAAGTAAACATAACGTATCGCCAGCGCAAGTGCTAATTAACTGGTCTGCACAACGTGGAACTGCAGTAATACCTAAATCAACTAATCCAGGTAGAATTAAAGAGAACCTAGAGGCTGCAAGACTTCAATTAGATAAGGACGATTTAAAAGACCTAGCACAACTGGACGAACATTATAGGTATGTAACCGGTAAGTTTTTTGAAGTTGAAGAGAAAGGTTACAAAAACATATATGACGAATAA
- the xerD gene encoding site-specific tyrosine recombinase XerD gives MKWEHSIKDFLTYSRLERSLADNTIKAYRRDLEKLITWLTEHEISQSPIHITTDTIRDYIYELAKNVSARSQARALSSLKAFFNYLILEDYRKDNPLELIESPKIGRKLPDTLSTSEIDSLINSIDRSTPQGERNRAILETLYGCGLRVSELITLKISDLFFEEGFIKVTGKGDKQRFIPIGEFTINVINLYRDEIRCHIPIKPQHTDTLFLNRRGAGLTRAMIFHIIKELKIKAGITKKISPHTFRHSFATHLLENGADLRSIQMMLGHESITTTEIYMHVDRAHLTKIMEKHHPRA, from the coding sequence ATGAAATGGGAACACAGCATTAAGGACTTTTTGACATACTCTAGATTGGAACGCAGTCTAGCAGATAATACCATAAAAGCTTATAGACGCGATCTAGAAAAACTTATTACATGGTTGACAGAACATGAGATATCTCAATCACCTATTCACATTACCACAGATACCATAAGAGATTATATTTATGAACTCGCAAAAAATGTATCTGCTCGATCACAAGCGAGAGCTTTAAGCAGTTTAAAAGCTTTTTTTAATTATCTAATTCTTGAAGATTATAGAAAAGACAACCCACTAGAATTAATAGAATCGCCTAAAATAGGTCGCAAACTACCTGACACTTTAAGTACCAGCGAGATCGACTCACTAATAAATTCCATAGATCGATCTACACCACAAGGCGAGCGCAATCGTGCTATACTAGAAACATTGTACGGTTGTGGACTACGCGTGAGTGAACTCATTACACTGAAGATAAGTGACCTATTTTTTGAAGAAGGCTTTATAAAGGTAACTGGTAAAGGAGATAAACAACGATTTATACCTATAGGAGAATTTACTATAAACGTTATCAATCTTTATAGAGATGAGATACGTTGCCACATACCTATTAAACCACAACATACAGACACTCTTTTCCTTAATAGACGTGGTGCAGGACTGACTAGAGCAATGATTTTTCACATTATAAAAGAGCTTAAAATTAAGGCCGGTATTACAAAAAAAATTAGTCCACACACTTTCAGACACTCATTTGCCACGCACCTCTTAGAAAACGGCGCTGACCTCAGATCTATTCAAATGATGCTAGGACATGAAAGCATCACCACCACAGAAATATATATGCATGTCGACCGCGCGCACTTGACTAAAATCATGGAAAAACATCATCCTAGAGCTTAG
- a CDS encoding porin family protein: protein MHQTNKKSKYYEKIALSLILGVFAFGVSSAQEIDFGVKGGVNFAKLTGDDVEDADGRTGFHVGLTGEYMFNDTFGLQGEVVYSTQGLQSETTIAGQNFERVIKLDYINVPVLAKFYIADSGFSIDAGPQIGFLVNDKDEINGEIVNEELNAETIDLSVGGGLAYKFKEGTSLEGFNVSARYMIGLSNVYKDNDTFGDDITNSNLQISLGYKF from the coding sequence TTGCATCAAACTAATAAAAAATCAAAATATTATGAAAAAATTGCATTAAGTTTAATTTTAGGAGTATTTGCTTTTGGAGTATCATCAGCGCAAGAAATTGATTTTGGGGTTAAAGGTGGTGTTAACTTTGCAAAACTAACAGGAGATGATGTTGAAGACGCAGATGGAAGAACAGGTTTTCATGTAGGTCTTACTGGAGAGTATATGTTCAATGACACCTTTGGATTACAAGGTGAGGTAGTATATTCTACTCAAGGATTACAGTCAGAAACTACAATAGCTGGTCAAAATTTTGAGCGTGTTATAAAATTAGATTACATCAACGTACCAGTATTGGCTAAATTCTACATAGCTGATTCTGGATTTTCTATTGATGCAGGACCACAAATAGGTTTTTTAGTCAACGATAAAGATGAAATTAATGGAGAAATCGTCAATGAAGAACTTAATGCAGAAACTATCGATCTAAGTGTAGGTGGTGGATTAGCCTATAAATTTAAAGAAGGTACGTCTCTAGAAGGATTTAACGTCAGCGCACGTTATATGATTGGATTAAGTAATGTGTATAAGGATAATGATACCTTTGGTGATGATATTACTAATTCAAATTTACAGATATCATTAGGGTACAAATTCTAA
- the aroQ gene encoding type II 3-dehydroquinate dehydratase has product MKIHIINGPNLNLLGKREPETYGSKSFEEYFRELQFAFKEIELSYYQSNVEGELINELHAAQENGVDGVIFNAGGYTHTSVAIGDAVAGISVPVIEVHISNVMDREEFRHVSYISKNAAGIISGFGLKGYELAIKSFKL; this is encoded by the coding sequence ATGAAAATACATATCATTAATGGACCTAATTTAAATCTATTAGGGAAGAGAGAACCAGAAACTTATGGTTCTAAAAGTTTTGAAGAATACTTTAGAGAGTTGCAATTTGCTTTTAAAGAAATTGAGCTTTCATATTACCAGTCAAATGTTGAAGGAGAACTAATTAATGAATTACATGCTGCTCAAGAAAATGGAGTAGATGGTGTGATTTTTAACGCTGGTGGTTACACGCATACATCAGTTGCAATAGGCGATGCTGTTGCTGGTATAAGTGTTCCTGTGATTGAGGTACATATCTCAAATGTGATGGATCGAGAAGAGTTTAGACATGTTTCCTATATTTCAAAAAATGCCGCTGGGATCATTAGTGGTTTTGGACTCAAAGGCTATGAACTAGCCATTAAAAGTTTTAAGTTATAA
- a CDS encoding TM2 domain-containing protein encodes MKTKLTLALMSIFMLVSTLSFASFPVERNVVTTVNTSTTVEESTTTVTLSSPAAAALDEEMWIAAALWFFLGGFAAHRWYLGSPWYWNVLFIITLGGIGIWWLVDGIQILSDNW; translated from the coding sequence ATGAAAACTAAACTGACTCTTGCTCTTATGAGCATTTTCATGCTGGTAAGCACATTAAGTTTTGCTTCTTTCCCAGTAGAACGCAACGTTGTTACTACAGTTAACACGTCAACAACTGTTGAGGAATCTACTACAACTGTTACTCTTTCTTCTCCAGCTGCTGCGGCACTAGATGAAGAGATGTGGATTGCAGCTGCTTTATGGTTCTTTTTAGGAGGATTTGCTGCTCACAGATGGTACTTAGGTAGCCCATGGTACTGGAATGTACTTTTCATTATCACTTTAGGTGGTATAGGTATATGGTGGCTAGTTGATGGTATTCAAATACTTTCTGACAACTGGTAG
- the lpdA gene encoding dihydrolipoyl dehydrogenase — protein sequence MSKYDVIVLGSGPGGYVTAIRASQLGLKTAIVEKESLGGVCLNWGCIPTKALIKSADVFNYLNHAEDYGLKVTGVDKDFNAVVKRSRDVADGMSKGVQFLLKKNKIDVIMGYGTVKKGKKIEVKAEDGSTSTVEGNHIIIATGAKSRVLPNLPQDGKKVIGYREAMTLEKQPKKMIVVGSGAIGVEFAYFYNSMGTEVTIVEYVDRIVPVEDIDVSKQMERSFKKAGIKIMTSSEVTGVDTSGNGVKATVKTKKGEEVLEADIVLSAVGIETNLSNIGLEEVGISTDRGKVLVNDWYQTNIPGYYAIGDITAGPALAHVASAEGILCVEKIADMHVEPLDYGNIPGCTYSTPEIASVGMTEAQAKEAGYELKVGKFPFSASGKASASGAKDGFVKVIFDAKYGEWLGCHMIGAGVTDMIAEAVLGRKLETTGHEVLKAVHPHPTMSEAVMEAVADAYGEVIHL from the coding sequence ATGAGTAAATATGATGTAATCGTTTTAGGTAGTGGACCTGGTGGATATGTAACTGCAATACGCGCGTCTCAATTAGGTTTGAAAACTGCTATTGTAGAGAAGGAATCTCTAGGTGGAGTATGTTTGAATTGGGGTTGTATTCCTACAAAAGCATTAATTAAAAGTGCTGATGTTTTCAATTACCTCAACCACGCCGAAGATTATGGTCTTAAAGTTACTGGTGTAGATAAAGATTTTAACGCGGTTGTAAAACGTTCTCGTGATGTCGCTGACGGAATGAGTAAAGGTGTACAGTTCTTATTAAAGAAGAATAAGATAGACGTGATCATGGGTTATGGTACCGTGAAAAAAGGAAAGAAAATTGAGGTGAAAGCTGAAGATGGTTCTACATCGACTGTTGAAGGAAATCATATCATTATTGCAACTGGAGCAAAGTCTCGTGTGCTTCCTAATTTACCACAGGATGGTAAAAAAGTAATAGGTTATCGCGAAGCTATGACACTAGAAAAGCAGCCTAAGAAGATGATCGTGGTAGGATCTGGAGCAATAGGTGTTGAGTTTGCTTATTTCTATAACTCTATGGGAACTGAAGTTACTATTGTAGAGTATGTTGATCGTATTGTACCAGTTGAAGATATTGACGTTTCAAAGCAAATGGAACGTAGCTTTAAAAAAGCAGGTATTAAAATTATGACCTCTAGTGAAGTTACTGGTGTAGATACATCTGGTAATGGCGTTAAAGCAACTGTTAAAACTAAAAAAGGAGAAGAAGTTCTTGAAGCTGATATCGTTTTAAGTGCGGTAGGAATTGAGACTAACTTATCTAACATAGGTCTAGAAGAAGTAGGAATTTCTACAGATCGTGGTAAGGTACTAGTTAACGACTGGTACCAAACTAACATACCTGGATATTATGCCATAGGTGATATTACAGCTGGTCCAGCTCTAGCTCACGTGGCAAGTGCCGAAGGTATTTTATGTGTAGAGAAAATTGCAGATATGCATGTGGAACCACTGGATTATGGAAACATACCTGGTTGCACATACTCTACTCCAGAAATTGCGAGTGTAGGTATGACAGAAGCACAAGCTAAAGAAGCTGGTTATGAATTAAAGGTTGGTAAATTTCCATTCAGCGCATCTGGAAAAGCAAGCGCATCTGGAGCAAAAGATGGTTTTGTAAAAGTGATTTTTGATGCTAAGTATGGTGAATGGTTAGGATGTCACATGATAGGTGCTGGTGTTACTGACATGATTGCCGAGGCAGTTCTAGGTCGTAAACTAGAAACTACTGGTCACGAAGTTTTAAAAGCGGTGCATCCACACCCGACAATGAGTGAAGCGGTAATGGAAGCTGTAGCAGACGCATATGGTGAAGTGATTCACTTATAA
- a CDS encoding quinone-dependent dihydroorotate dehydrogenase produces MYKSIVRPLLFSFDPEAVHHFSFKSIKLLSKVPGFSALSRKRFKPNHPALKRELFGLQFENPVGMAAGFDKDAKAFKEFSNLGFGFIEIGTLTPKPQDGNPRQRLFRLKKDQAIVNRMGFNNGGVDAAVERLKKNPKLGQPNHVLIGGNIGKNKLTPNDEAVNDYIICFEKLFDHVDYFTVNVSSPNTPGLRELQDRKPLTYILQTLQDLNNKKANRKPILLKIAPDLTDDQLMDIIGIVADTKIDGVIASNTTISREGLQSEESLVKQAGGLSGAPLTNRATEVISFLHDKSNGAFPIIGVGGIMTAQDAIDKLNAGASLVQLYTGFVYEGPKLIRDINKAIIAQGL; encoded by the coding sequence ATGTATAAATCTATAGTACGTCCGTTACTTTTTTCCTTTGATCCAGAGGCGGTTCATCATTTTTCTTTTAAAAGTATCAAATTATTGAGCAAAGTACCTGGTTTTAGTGCGCTTTCGCGAAAGCGTTTCAAACCCAACCATCCAGCTCTTAAAAGAGAACTCTTCGGTTTACAATTTGAGAATCCAGTAGGAATGGCAGCAGGATTTGATAAAGATGCTAAAGCATTTAAAGAATTTTCTAATCTTGGTTTTGGATTTATAGAAATAGGAACGCTGACACCAAAGCCGCAAGATGGAAATCCCAGGCAACGATTGTTCAGATTAAAGAAAGACCAAGCGATTGTAAACAGAATGGGATTCAATAACGGTGGAGTAGATGCTGCTGTAGAACGATTGAAAAAAAATCCAAAGCTAGGTCAACCTAATCACGTCTTAATAGGTGGAAATATTGGGAAGAACAAACTTACACCTAATGATGAAGCGGTGAATGATTACATCATTTGTTTTGAAAAATTATTTGATCACGTTGACTATTTTACTGTAAATGTTAGTTCTCCTAACACACCAGGATTGCGCGAACTACAAGATAGAAAGCCTTTAACGTACATACTTCAAACACTTCAAGACTTAAATAATAAGAAGGCTAACAGAAAGCCTATACTTCTTAAAATTGCTCCAGATTTGACAGATGATCAATTAATGGACATCATAGGAATTGTGGCAGATACAAAAATCGATGGTGTCATTGCTTCAAATACAACCATCTCTAGAGAAGGATTGCAGTCTGAAGAATCGTTAGTAAAACAAGCCGGCGGACTAAGCGGTGCACCACTAACAAATCGCGCTACTGAAGTCATTTCTTTTTTACATGATAAAAGCAACGGTGCCTTTCCTATAATTGGAGTAGGCGGTATCATGACCGCACAAGATGCGATTGATAAACTGAATGCAGGAGCAAGTCTGGTACAGTTGTATACCGGTTTTGTTTATGAAGGACCTAAGTTGATAAGAGATATAAATAAAGCTATTATCGCTCAAGGGTTATGA
- a CDS encoding LysE family translocator produces the protein MIESLVSFAFATLLLALSPGPDNIFVLTQSVARGSKYGIAIASGLITGCIVHTSIVALGFAVIIRDNQWLLYTIKIAGSIYLLYLAYKIFKSDASIEFGDSKASSQSLWKLYKTGITMNLLNPKVTLFFLALLPQFVIANSYPDWIQIYLLGGVFMLVSLLTFYTIALLAGKAASFIKSSKWFAPVMKWTQIVVFIGIAVAILIP, from the coding sequence ATGATAGAATCACTGGTCTCCTTTGCATTTGCAACGCTGCTTCTTGCACTCAGTCCAGGACCAGATAATATTTTTGTACTCACACAATCTGTAGCAAGAGGTTCTAAATATGGAATCGCAATTGCTAGCGGTTTAATCACAGGCTGCATCGTTCACACTTCCATTGTTGCTTTAGGTTTTGCAGTAATCATTAGAGACAATCAGTGGTTGCTCTATACCATTAAAATAGCTGGTTCCATTTACTTATTGTATCTCGCTTATAAAATCTTTAAGTCAGACGCGAGCATTGAATTTGGCGATTCAAAAGCTTCTTCTCAAAGTCTATGGAAACTATACAAAACAGGAATCACCATGAATTTGTTGAATCCTAAAGTGACATTGTTTTTTCTCGCTTTATTACCACAGTTTGTAATCGCAAACTCTTATCCCGATTGGATTCAAATCTATTTGCTAGGTGGCGTTTTTATGCTTGTTTCTTTACTGACTTTTTACACGATTGCTTTGCTTGCCGGTAAAGCTGCCAGTTTTATCAAATCTTCAAAATGGTTCGCGCCAGTTATGAAATGGACGCAGATCGTTGTTTTTATAGGGATTGCGGTGGCGATACTGATTCCTTAA